One genomic region from Ignavibacteriales bacterium encodes:
- a CDS encoding LemA family protein — protein sequence MAFFIIFIAIIVVIGFYFVSIYNSLVGLRNRVKNAWSQIDVQLKRRHDLIPNLLEAVKGYMKHEREIMENITKYRSQAMDASSVGDKAVAEGMLSGALGQLRVQVENYPDLKANQNFLALQEELTSTENKISFARQAYNDQVLFYNNKIQMFPSNVVAGMFSFKEEEFFEIEDKAEKEVPKVSFS from the coding sequence ATGGCTTTCTTCATTATTTTTATTGCGATAATAGTTGTTATCGGATTTTACTTTGTTTCCATTTACAATTCATTAGTTGGATTAAGAAACCGTGTTAAAAATGCATGGTCACAAATAGATGTGCAGTTAAAGAGAAGACACGATCTTATTCCTAATTTGCTTGAAGCTGTAAAAGGTTACATGAAACACGAACGCGAGATAATGGAAAACATTACTAAATATCGAAGCCAGGCAATGGATGCCAGCAGTGTTGGCGATAAAGCTGTTGCTGAAGGAATGCTAAGCGGTGCTCTTGGTCAGCTTCGTGTTCAGGTTGAAAATTATCCAGACTTAAAAGCAAATCAAAACTTTCTTGCATTGCAGGAAGAGTTAACATCAACTGAAAATAAAATTTCTTTTGCTCGCCAGGCTTATAACGATCAGGTTTTATTTTATAATAATAAAATTCAGATGTTTCCTTCCAACGTAGTAGCTGGAATGTTCAGTTTTAAAGAAGAAGAATTTTTTGAAATTGAAGACAAAGCTGAAAA